The following proteins come from a genomic window of Anaerobutyricum hallii:
- the fsa gene encoding fructose-6-phosphate aldolase — MKFFVDTANVEDIKKANDLGVICGVTTNPSLIAKEGRDFTEVIKEITSIVDGPISGEVKATTTDAEGMIKEGREIAAIHPNMVVKIPMTVEGLKAVKVLSKEGIKTNVTLIFSANQAILAANAGATYVSPFIGRLDDINQPGVDLIRQIAEIFDIYAYDTEIIAASVRNPIHVTDCALAGADIATVPYKVIEQMTKHPLTDQGIEKFQADYKAVFGE, encoded by the coding sequence ATGAAATTTTTTGTGGATACTGCTAATGTAGAAGACATTAAGAAAGCTAATGATCTTGGAGTAATCTGTGGTGTTACAACAAACCCTTCTTTAATTGCAAAGGAAGGAAGAGATTTTACAGAAGTAATTAAAGAAATTACTTCCATTGTTGACGGACCAATCAGTGGCGAAGTAAAAGCTACAACAACAGATGCAGAAGGAATGATTAAAGAAGGTCGTGAAATCGCAGCAATCCATCCGAACATGGTTGTTAAGATTCCTATGACAGTAGAAGGATTAAAAGCAGTGAAAGTTCTTTCTAAAGAAGGAATCAAGACGAATGTTACATTAATCTTCTCTGCAAACCAGGCAATCCTTGCTGCGAATGCAGGCGCTACATATGTTTCCCCATTCATTGGAAGATTAGATGATATTAACCAGCCAGGAGTTGATTTAATCAGACAGATCGCAGAAATTTTTGATATCTATGCATATGACACAGAGATTATTGCAGCTTCTGTAAGAAATCCAATCCATGTAACAGATTGTGCACTTGCAGGCGCTGATATCGCTACTGTTCCTTACAAAGTAATCGAACAGATGACAAAGCATCCATTAACAGACCAGGGAATCGAAAAATTCCAGGCAGATTATAAAGCTGTATTTGGAGAATAA
- a CDS encoding PPC domain-containing DNA-binding protein yields the protein MDYRRFKDTIYLRLDPGEEIIEQIEKIAKKEKIHLAQINGLGALNDFTTGVFDTSEKKFYPVHFEGAYEIVSLTGTVTRQDGEVYLHLHMAAGDKDGHVFGGHLNMAYVSATAEIQIQIIDGTINRKYDEKIGLNLFDFTI from the coding sequence ATGGATTACAGACGTTTTAAAGATACTATCTATCTCCGCCTTGACCCCGGCGAAGAAATCATAGAACAGATTGAAAAAATAGCAAAAAAAGAAAAGATTCATCTTGCACAGATTAATGGATTAGGCGCACTCAATGACTTTACTACTGGTGTTTTTGATACCTCAGAAAAAAAGTTCTATCCTGTTCATTTTGAGGGAGCTTATGAAATTGTTTCCTTAACAGGAACTGTCACAAGACAGGACGGCGAAGTATATCTCCACCTTCACATGGCTGCCGGTGATAAAGATGGCCATGTATTTGGCGGGCATTTAAATATGGCCTATGTCAGTGCTACTGCTGAAATCCAGATTCAGATTATTGATGGAACAATTAATAGAAAATACGATGAAAAAATAGGACTAAACTTGTTTGATTTTACTATTTAA
- a CDS encoding MarR family winged helix-turn-helix transcriptional regulator — translation MKREDTIGFNIRSIDNMLMRKAMAMSDEGSGKNGMMPVMQGWIMGYLYDHKEEEIFQRDIEAQFYIARSTVTCLVKQMEQKGYIARVAVERDCRLKRLCLLEKGEEIHKRFLQNIEKIEEEIREGVSEEELQTFLKVAVKIRNNLEELQHCSGKCSGRKKQ, via the coding sequence GTGAAAAGGGAAGATACGATAGGATTTAATATCCGTTCTATAGATAATATGCTGATGAGGAAGGCAATGGCAATGAGTGATGAGGGTTCAGGGAAGAATGGTATGATGCCGGTGATGCAGGGATGGATTATGGGATATTTATATGACCATAAGGAGGAAGAGATTTTTCAAAGAGATATTGAAGCGCAGTTTTATATTGCGCGCTCTACAGTAACCTGCCTTGTAAAACAGATGGAACAAAAAGGATATATAGCCAGAGTGGCAGTAGAGAGAGACTGTCGTTTAAAACGTCTGTGTCTTTTGGAAAAGGGAGAAGAGATTCATAAACGTTTTCTTCAAAATATCGAAAAAATAGAAGAAGAGATTCGTGAGGGAGTCAGCGAAGAAGAGCTGCAGACTTTTTTAAAAGTAGCAGTTAAGATTCGTAATAATCTGGAGGAACTGCAGCATTGCAGTGGAAAATGCAGTGGACGCAAGAAGCAGTAA
- a CDS encoding ABC transporter ATP-binding protein translates to MIKTLAGQVKEFKKDSILTPFFMILEVIMEMIIPLLMSSIIDDGVERGDIHHIYIIGIWMVVAAGIGLFAGVMGGKYGARASTGFAKNLRQAMFENIQTFSFSNIDKFSTPSLVTRMTTDVTNLQNSYQMLLRMCVRAPFSLVCAMIMSFSVNAKLASIYLVAVLILGAFLALIIWRAMGYFTAMFKKYDDLNASVQENVSAIRVVKAYVREKYEKSRFTKASDNVYRMAVKAERIVSFNSPLMMLTVYSCILGISWLGAKMIVQSVLTTGELMMLLAYCMSILMNLMMLSMVFVMLSMSVASAERVSEVLNETPDIVNPDHPLYEVKDGSIVFDHVSFRYNKDGKKNVLNDISFSVKEGETIGIIGGTGSAKSSLVNLISRLYDVSDGRLLVGGKDVREYDIETLRDEVSVVLQKNVLFSGTILDNLRWGDENATEEECKRACRLACADEFIDRMPEGYHTYIEQGGSNVSGGQKQRLCIARALLKKPKILILDDSTSAVDTATDAKIREAFAKEIPNTTKLIIAQRVSSVQNADRIIVMDNGEISGFDSHENLIKTNEIYREVYESQTKGGGDFDENGGE, encoded by the coding sequence ATGATAAAGACTCTTGCAGGACAAGTGAAAGAGTTTAAGAAAGATTCTATTCTTACACCATTTTTCATGATTCTAGAGGTAATCATGGAAATGATCATTCCGCTTTTAATGTCATCGATTATTGATGATGGCGTGGAAAGAGGAGATATTCATCATATTTATATTATTGGTATATGGATGGTTGTGGCGGCAGGCATTGGTCTGTTTGCTGGTGTTATGGGAGGAAAGTACGGTGCGAGGGCATCAACTGGATTTGCAAAGAACCTACGGCAGGCGATGTTTGAGAATATTCAGACATTTTCTTTTTCTAATATTGATAAGTTCAGTACACCGAGTCTGGTTACCCGTATGACAACGGATGTAACAAACTTACAGAATTCGTATCAGATGCTTCTTCGTATGTGTGTACGTGCCCCATTTAGTTTGGTCTGTGCGATGATCATGTCATTTTCGGTAAATGCAAAGCTTGCAAGTATTTATCTTGTAGCAGTTCTTATTCTTGGTGCTTTCCTTGCACTCATTATCTGGAGAGCCATGGGTTATTTCACAGCAATGTTTAAGAAGTACGACGACCTGAATGCAAGTGTGCAGGAGAATGTTTCTGCTATTCGTGTAGTAAAGGCGTATGTGCGTGAAAAATATGAAAAGAGCCGTTTTACAAAGGCAAGCGACAACGTATATCGTATGGCAGTAAAAGCAGAGAGAATCGTTTCATTTAACTCACCGCTTATGATGCTTACCGTCTATTCCTGTATTCTTGGAATCAGCTGGCTTGGTGCAAAGATGATCGTACAGTCTGTTCTTACAACAGGGGAGCTTATGATGCTGCTTGCATACTGTATGAGTATTTTAATGAATCTTATGATGCTTTCCATGGTTTTTGTTATGCTTTCTATGAGTGTGGCAAGTGCAGAGCGTGTGTCAGAAGTATTAAATGAAACACCGGATATTGTAAATCCAGACCATCCGCTTTATGAAGTAAAAGATGGAAGTATTGTATTTGACCATGTTTCCTTCCGTTATAATAAAGACGGAAAGAAGAATGTATTAAATGATATCAGTTTTTCTGTGAAGGAAGGGGAAACCATTGGTATTATTGGTGGAACCGGAAGTGCGAAATCTAGTCTTGTAAATCTGATCAGCCGTCTGTATGACGTTTCTGACGGAAGATTACTTGTTGGTGGCAAAGATGTGCGGGAGTATGATATTGAAACACTGAGGGATGAAGTGTCCGTTGTCTTACAGAAAAATGTACTTTTCTCAGGGACAATTCTTGATAATCTTCGCTGGGGTGATGAGAATGCAACAGAGGAAGAATGTAAAAGAGCCTGCCGTCTTGCCTGTGCAGATGAATTTATTGACAGGATGCCGGAAGGATATCATACATATATTGAGCAGGGCGGTTCTAATGTGTCTGGTGGACAAAAGCAGAGACTTTGTATTGCAAGGGCTCTTCTTAAAAAGCCAAAGATACTTATTCTTGATGACAGTACAAGTGCAGTAGATACGGCAACAGATGCAAAGATTCGTGAAGCTTTTGCAAAGGAGATTCCAAACACCACGAAACTTATCATTGCCCAGAGAGTATCTAGTGTACAGAATGCGGATCGAATTATCGTTATGGATAATGGAGAAATTTCCGGTTTTGACAGTCATGAAAACCTTATAAAGACAAATGAGATTTACAGAGAAGTATACGAATCCCAGACAAAGGGCGGCGGAGACTTCGATGAGAATGGAGGTGAATAA